CCACCTTCTGGATTGATCCGCAAGAGGAATTGATCGGCTTGCTCATGACACAACTCCTCAATAACCCTCACCCGTTCCAACAACAATTTAAAGTCCTAACCTATCAGGCACTCACGGAATAAAAGTTGTCAGTTATCGGTTGTCGGTTAATACTCTGTGGCAGTTCAGTTAATTTGCTTTTCACAACAAACCTCTTTATAGTAGATTCTGTAATTACTTACACACTTAGCATCGGTTCGGTTAGGAAACCGAACCTACTGGGGGATGAAAGTGTATATTTATTTTTGGAATTTGCTATAACTGACAGCTGATGGCTGATAGCCGAATTATAGGAGATATTGATGGCAATATATGAAGGATTACCGCGAGTTGTGCCTGAAGATGTCGGCATGTCAACTTCGCGGTTGGGACGTATTACACCGGTCATGCAAGGCTATGTTGATGCCGGAAAAATCCCCTGCGCATTAACAATGATCGCGCGTGAAGGCAAGCTCGTCCATTTTGAAAAATTCGGTATGCAGGATATCGCCGCCAAACCGATACAATTTGACACCATCTTCCGCCTCTATTCAATGACAAAGCCGATTACCAGCATCGCTGTCATGATGCTCTACGAAGAAGGGCATTTTCAACTCACCACGCCTGTCTCCGAATTTGTGCCACATTTCAAAGACATGAAGGTTTACACGGAAGATGGTAGTGCTATTGTTGATGCCGAACGTGAGGTGACAATAAAACATTTACTCACGCATACCGCTGGACTTATCTATGAAAGCGATAGGGAGGATCACCCGATTGATCAGCAATATGAAGATGCCGATCTCTACGGCGGCGACCTCGCGAACATGATACAAAAACTCGGAGATATTCCGCTCATTCACCAGCCAGGTGACGCATGGAAGTACGGGATGTCTACCGATGTACTCGGCTACCTCGTACAAATCGTATCGGGTATGCCGTTTGAGACGTTCTTGAAAACTCGTATTTTTAATCCATTAGGTATGAACGACACCGGTTTTTCAGTGAAGGTTGAAAATGCTGACCGATATTCAAAGGTATATGAATTCGGGGAAGACGGTGAACTTCAGGCAATTGAGAAAGTCCATGCTGCAACTGGACCCCTGAGTTTTTTCCATTCTGGTGGTGGAGGCTTGCAATCGACCGCCGCGGATTATCTCCGTTTCTGCCAAATGGTGCTCAACAATGGTGAACTTGATGGTGTACGCCTGCTCGGAAGGAAAACTGCTGAACTCGTCACGATGAGCCACGTTCCACCCGATTGGTTAGCACCTAAGAGAACCGGTACCGGTTTCGGACTTGGGTTCGCCGTTGTCACCGATGTCGCTGATACGCACACGGTCGGCTCTTTAGGCACTTGCGGTTGGGGCGGCATGGCAAGTACCACATTTTGGATTGATCCTGTGGAAGACTTAATCGGTGTTTTCATGACACAATTGGTCGGTGCCGATTCGCCATTCCAGGCACAGTTCCGGGTCTTAACCTATCAGGCACTCACGGAGTGAGGAAGTTAACAGTTGTCAGTACGATTTTTTCTACGAAAAAATCTTTCAGTACTCGGTTAGGAGATTTTGGAACTATCGAAAACCTCTTATAACTGATAACTGATAACTATTCTTGCGGTTACCTTTCATATTCCGACCACAAGAGACCTCTTTAACTGATAACTCTCACTGCGAGGCAAACCGATAACTGACAACTATCTCATAGGAGTTTTTAATGACCTTATATGAAGGATTACCGCGGGCTGTTCCTGAAGATGTAGGTATGTCAACCTCGCGATTAGAACGCATCGCTCCGGTCATGCAACACTATGTTGACGACGGTAAAATCCCCTGCGCTTTAACGATGATCGCGCGTGAAGGCAGACTCGTCCATTTTGAAAAATTCGGCACGCAAGATGTCGCTACTGCGAAACCCGTGGAATTTGATACCATCTTCCGCATCTACTCGATGACGAAACCGATTACCAGCATCGCCGTCATGATGCTCTACGAGGAGGGGCATTTCCAGCTCGGCACACCCGTCTCTGAATTGATTCCCGCTTTCAAGGATATGCAGGTTTACACTGAAGGTGGCGAGGCGATTGTTGATGCTGAGCGAGAGATGACCATAAAACATCTGCTCACACATACCGCTGGAATTATCTACGGTGGCGATTGGGAGCATCCGATTAATGAGCGGTATAGAGCAGCGAATTTCTACGGCGGCGACCTCGCAAATATGGCGCAAGAACTCGGAAATATCCCGCTCCTTCACCACCCGGGTGATGGATGGAACTACGGGATGTCTACCGACGTACTTGGCTATCTCGTGGAGGTGGTATCAGGAATGCCGTTTGAGGAATTTTTGAAAACCCGAATCTTAAATCCATTAGGTATGCATGATACCGCTTTCTCAGTGCCGGACGAAAAGGCTGATAGATATGCGACATTATATGAACCCACAGAAGACGGTGGTATTCAAGTAATTGAGAATGCACCTGTTTCGAGCGGACCCTTGAGTTTCTTCCATTCTGGTGGCGCAGGTTTACAATCGACCGCCGCGGATTATCTCCGCTTCTGTCAAATGTTGCTTAACGATGGTGAACTCGATGGCGTGCGATTGCTCGGAAGCAAAACCGTTGCGCTCATCCGAATGAATCATATCTCTGACGATTGGCAACCCCTTGAGAGAACCGGATGCGGCTTCGGACTCGGATTTGCCGTTGTCACCAACGTCGCCGATACCAATAGCCTTGGTTCTGAAGGCACTTACAGTTGGGGCGGTCTGGCGAGTACGACATTTTGGATTGACCCTGTGGAGGACCTCATCGGCATTCTGATGACACAACTGATCGGTGATTCGCCATTCCACGCCCAATTCCGGGTCCTCACCTATCAGGCAATTACGGATTAGATCACGCGCTGCGTTAGAGGCAGAGCTATTCAGTTTTCGGTTTTTTGGTTTCCCAATTTTAGACCCCAGGACCGGTAGGTTCGGTTTGAAACCGAACCGGATTTACACAAAAACCTTGAAGTCTTCAAAAACTTCTTCAGTCGCGTAGCGACGGCATGTTTATAGAAACGCGTGTCCTCCTATCTTCAGCCCTGTAAGGGCGGTATGTTTATCTGAGGCATTGATTGGGCCCATTGTAAATGCAGTGATTTATGAACCACCTTCAATTAAATTGACGGAACCAAAGGTTTAGGAGAAAAAACTATGAAAATCGCAGTTGTAACCGGCGAACACGGATTTCAAGAAAAACAGTTTGACGCAGTTTTTGAAAGTATGGAAGGTATCCAATTCGTCCGGGAAGACCTGGATATTTTTGTAGACGACCCTAACCAGAAAGACTACGACACTGTCGTCTTTTACAACTTCCACCGTCCATATCCGACAGAAGCACAAGCACAGGCTATTCTCGGTTTGGCGGAACGTGGACAGGGCATAGTAATTCTGCATCACGCCATCTTGGCGTTCCCAGAATGGGATGTCTACTCCGAAATGTGTGGGATTGGCGATCGCGGCGAATTCGGATACTATCCACGGCAAACGCTAAACGTGCAAATCGCTGATGCGACGCATCCTATTACCGACGGTCTGACCGAATGGGAGATGGGTGACGAAACCTATACCATGAAATCTGCTGGCGATGATAGTTCAATCCTGCTAACAGTCGATCATCCGAACAGTATGGATGTCCTCGGTTGGGCGCGTGAATATGGAAAATCCCGTATCTTCTGCTTCCAGAGTGGGCACGATGATGTAACTTTTTCTACTCCAAACTTCCGGGAGGTCCTACGACGCGGCATTCATTGGTGTGCCAAAGCGTAGCGTAGGCGAAAAAATGATTCGTCTTTTCTTCTACCATCAATTCAAAGGACTTTGGAAGCACGCCCGCCGCATTGGCGCGTGTTATGTTCTGTTGTTATGTTTAACGATGCTCGTAAATGCAGATAAAGGGGAAACGATGGCGCATACATCATACACAGTCGCAGCAAAGACGGTTGAAGGTTTTCAAGTTTACTATATACAGCAAGATAACAAAGCAGTTGCTCAGATCGTGCCCGCA
This sequence is a window from Candidatus Poribacteria bacterium. Protein-coding genes within it:
- a CDS encoding serine hydrolase, translating into MTLYEGLPRAVPEDVGMSTSRLERIAPVMQHYVDDGKIPCALTMIAREGRLVHFEKFGTQDVATAKPVEFDTIFRIYSMTKPITSIAVMMLYEEGHFQLGTPVSELIPAFKDMQVYTEGGEAIVDAEREMTIKHLLTHTAGIIYGGDWEHPINERYRAANFYGGDLANMAQELGNIPLLHHPGDGWNYGMSTDVLGYLVEVVSGMPFEEFLKTRILNPLGMHDTAFSVPDEKADRYATLYEPTEDGGIQVIENAPVSSGPLSFFHSGGAGLQSTAADYLRFCQMLLNDGELDGVRLLGSKTVALIRMNHISDDWQPLERTGCGFGLGFAVVTNVADTNSLGSEGTYSWGGLASTTFWIDPVEDLIGILMTQLIGDSPFHAQFRVLTYQAITD
- a CDS encoding ThuA domain-containing protein, which codes for MKIAVVTGEHGFQEKQFDAVFESMEGIQFVREDLDIFVDDPNQKDYDTVVFYNFHRPYPTEAQAQAILGLAERGQGIVILHHAILAFPEWDVYSEMCGIGDRGEFGYYPRQTLNVQIADATHPITDGLTEWEMGDETYTMKSAGDDSSILLTVDHPNSMDVLGWAREYGKSRIFCFQSGHDDVTFSTPNFREVLRRGIHWCAKA
- a CDS encoding serine hydrolase: MAIYEGLPRVVPEDVGMSTSRLGRITPVMQGYVDAGKIPCALTMIAREGKLVHFEKFGMQDIAAKPIQFDTIFRLYSMTKPITSIAVMMLYEEGHFQLTTPVSEFVPHFKDMKVYTEDGSAIVDAEREVTIKHLLTHTAGLIYESDREDHPIDQQYEDADLYGGDLANMIQKLGDIPLIHQPGDAWKYGMSTDVLGYLVQIVSGMPFETFLKTRIFNPLGMNDTGFSVKVENADRYSKVYEFGEDGELQAIEKVHAATGPLSFFHSGGGGLQSTAADYLRFCQMVLNNGELDGVRLLGRKTAELVTMSHVPPDWLAPKRTGTGFGLGFAVVTDVADTHTVGSLGTCGWGGMASTTFWIDPVEDLIGVFMTQLVGADSPFQAQFRVLTYQALTE